One Candidatus Methylomirabilota bacterium DNA segment encodes these proteins:
- a CDS encoding SDR family oxidoreductase, translating into MTTQSKSPGLQGWTLILGASSGFGGAASLALAKAGMHIFGIHLDRKATMPNVDRIITEIKQAGREAVFFNVNASDPEKRRDVLDQMEKILAGRGEPSSVKVILHSLAFGTLKPFLAPSPKDAISQAQMDMTLDVMAHSLVYWVQDLVMRKLMVRGGRVYAMTSSGGTRVWSGYGAVSAAKAALESHIRQLAMELASLGITANAIRAGVTDTPALRKIPGSQEIVQTALAMNPSGRLTTPEDVAATLVVLSRPETYWMTGNVIGVDGGEDVVGFSIPTSTAGSERLAPA; encoded by the coding sequence ATGACAACACAATCGAAGAGTCCGGGACTGCAGGGGTGGACCCTGATCCTGGGGGCCTCCAGCGGCTTCGGTGGAGCCGCCTCTCTTGCCCTGGCCAAAGCAGGGATGCATATCTTTGGCATACACCTGGACCGCAAGGCAACCATGCCGAATGTGGACCGAATTATCACCGAGATCAAACAGGCGGGGCGGGAAGCGGTGTTCTTCAACGTGAACGCCTCCGATCCGGAAAAACGGCGTGACGTCCTGGATCAAATGGAGAAGATCCTGGCCGGTCGAGGGGAACCTTCGTCGGTGAAGGTGATACTACACTCCCTCGCCTTCGGCACCTTGAAGCCGTTCCTCGCCCCTTCGCCCAAGGACGCCATCAGCCAAGCCCAGATGGATATGACCCTGGATGTGATGGCGCACAGTCTCGTCTATTGGGTTCAGGACCTGGTGATGCGAAAGTTGATGGTTCGCGGTGGACGGGTGTATGCGATGACCAGTTCCGGCGGGACGCGGGTGTGGTCCGGCTATGGCGCCGTATCGGCGGCTAAGGCGGCCCTCGAGTCGCACATCCGACAGCTCGCGATGGAGCTGGCCTCCTTGGGGATTACGGCGAACGCTATCCGCGCAGGGGTCACCGATACTCCGGCCCTCCGGAAGATCCCCGGAAGCCAGGAGATCGTTCAGACCGCGCTGGCGATGAATCCCTCCGGCCGCCTCACTACGCCGGAGGACGTTGCCGCAACGCTCGTTGTCTTGAGCCGTCCGGAGACCTACTGGATGACAGGTAACGTGATCGGGGTAGATGGGGGCGAGGATGTCGTGGGGTTCTCTATCCCCACTTCCACGGCAGGTTCTGAAAGATTGGCTCCGGCTTGA
- a CDS encoding ester cyclase, whose amino-acid sequence MSTEDNKRLVRRLYAEGFKFSAMDEFFSPNLVYHDPPPIPGLKPGLEAIKQTFRTFASAAPEGNPVIHDLIAEGDRVVVRMTAAGMHTGELFGVSPTGKRLEMTGIVIYRFEDGKIVERWAQHDFLGLMYQLGLIGTKGHDSASHPDQPKPSAAAQRSA is encoded by the coding sequence ATGTCGACGGAAGACAACAAGCGTCTGGTGCGTCGCCTCTACGCCGAAGGGTTCAAATTCTCGGCGATGGATGAGTTTTTCTCTCCCAATCTTGTCTACCACGATCCGCCGCCGATTCCCGGTCTCAAGCCCGGACTTGAAGCGATCAAGCAGACGTTCAGGACTTTTGCATCCGCGGCCCCAGAGGGCAACCCCGTTATTCACGATCTGATTGCCGAGGGAGACCGGGTGGTGGTCAGAATGACTGCGGCTGGAATGCATACGGGCGAACTTTTTGGTGTCTCGCCGACCGGGAAGCGGCTGGAGATGACCGGTATTGTCATCTACCGGTTCGAGGACGGGAAGATCGTGGAGCGATGGGCACAGCATGATTTCCTGGGGCTCATGTACCAGCTTGGCCTGATTGGTACGAAGGGACATGATTCCGCATCCCATCCTGATCAGCCTAAGCCAAGCGCGGCTGCGCAGAGGAGTGCATGA
- a CDS encoding ABC transporter ATP-binding protein, whose amino-acid sequence MKAEQGHQEDELLGKAYDAQLIRRLLMYLAPYRWWIVVSMLLLFLTTGMQLLGPYITKIAIDTYIATRDLHGLNVAVLAYLITVLIGFLSQYAQSYTMQSTGQRAMHDLRVQLFTHLQRQDLAFFDRNPVGRLMTRVINDVETLNELFGSGVVALLGDLLTLIGVAVAMVALDWRLALISFATFPFILPATAAYRKRARENYRDSRRILARMNAYLQENISGMATIQAFGQEARHFRRFKEINTQHRDVLIKSIQYNAVFFPSIELFSAITIGLVLWAGGAMILDERVLPGVIIAFVQYVNRLFTPIRDLAEKYNILQAAMASSERVFKLLEVQESLAEPATPTHPVRLRGEIEFRDVWLSYTAGEPVLKGISFKVAPGEKVALVGATGAGKTSIISALCRFYDVQRGSVRIDGIDVREWDKRTLRRHLGLVLQDVFLFSGDIARNISLGDPAISEAQMVEAARRVHAQGVIERLPGAFRAVVEERGSTLSQGERQLLSFARALAFDRPILILDEATSSVDTATELLIQDALRELLLGRTALIIAHRLSTIQFVDRIIVLHKGRIREEGTHQELLAYGGLYSRLYEMQYQSLA is encoded by the coding sequence GTGAAGGCAGAGCAGGGTCATCAGGAGGATGAACTGCTGGGCAAAGCTTACGATGCCCAACTGATACGTCGGCTGCTCATGTACCTCGCGCCGTATCGGTGGTGGATCGTCGTCTCCATGCTGCTTCTGTTCCTGACCACAGGGATGCAACTGCTTGGGCCGTATATTACCAAGATCGCGATCGATACCTACATTGCCACCCGCGACCTGCACGGCCTAAATGTCGCTGTCCTGGCCTATCTGATCACCGTGCTCATCGGGTTCCTCTCGCAATACGCCCAGAGCTACACCATGCAGTCTACCGGCCAGCGGGCCATGCATGATCTCAGGGTGCAGCTTTTCACCCACCTGCAACGACAGGATCTGGCCTTCTTCGACAGGAATCCGGTCGGCCGGCTCATGACCAGAGTCATCAACGACGTGGAGACCCTGAACGAGCTGTTCGGATCGGGGGTCGTCGCGCTACTGGGCGATCTGCTGACGTTGATCGGGGTCGCGGTGGCCATGGTGGCGTTGGACTGGCGCCTGGCATTGATCTCATTCGCTACCTTTCCATTCATCCTGCCCGCGACGGCCGCCTATCGCAAGCGGGCGCGCGAGAACTACCGCGACAGCCGACGGATCCTGGCCCGGATGAATGCGTACCTCCAGGAGAATATCTCCGGTATGGCCACCATCCAGGCATTCGGGCAGGAGGCGCGTCACTTCCGCAGGTTCAAAGAGATCAACACCCAGCATAGGGATGTGCTGATCAAGAGCATCCAGTACAATGCGGTTTTCTTCCCCTCAATCGAGCTCTTCAGCGCCATCACCATCGGCCTCGTGCTCTGGGCGGGTGGCGCCATGATCCTCGATGAACGGGTCCTCCCCGGCGTCATCATCGCCTTTGTCCAGTATGTAAACCGCCTCTTCACGCCGATCCGCGATCTGGCAGAGAAATACAACATCCTGCAGGCGGCAATGGCATCGAGTGAACGGGTATTCAAGCTGCTCGAGGTGCAGGAATCGCTGGCGGAACCTGCCACGCCCACCCACCCCGTTCGCCTGCGCGGCGAGATCGAGTTCAGGGATGTCTGGCTCTCGTACACGGCTGGAGAGCCGGTCCTCAAGGGGATCTCCTTCAAGGTGGCTCCGGGCGAAAAGGTGGCTTTAGTCGGTGCTACGGGCGCCGGGAAGACCTCGATCATCTCAGCTCTGTGCCGGTTCTATGACGTCCAGCGCGGCAGTGTTCGCATCGACGGTATCGACGTGCGGGAATGGGACAAGCGGACCTTACGAAGGCATCTGGGGTTGGTGCTGCAGGATGTCTTTCTTTTCTCCGGAGATATTGCCCGCAATATCAGTCTCGGCGATCCGGCTATCTCAGAAGCGCAGATGGTTGAAGCGGCGCGGCGCGTTCATGCCCAGGGTGTTATCGAGCGGCTGCCCGGCGCATTCCGTGCCGTTGTGGAGGAGCGCGGCTCGACGCTCTCCCAGGGCGAACGTCAGCTTCTCTCGTTCGCCAGGGCGTTGGCCTTCGACAGGCCGATCCTGATCCTGGACGAAGCGACCAGTTCGGTAGACACGGCCACGGAGTTGCTGATTCAGGATGCGCTAAGAGAGCTGCTGCTCGGGCGGACCGCCCTGATTATTGCCCACCGTCTCTCTACCATCCAGTTCGTCGATCGGATTATCGTCCTGCACAAGGGGCGCATCCGGGAGGAGGGGACGCATCAGGAACTCCTGGCCTATGGCGGGCTCTACAGCCGGCTCTATGAGATGCAGTACCAATCTCTGGCCTAG
- a CDS encoding YggT family protein yields MPFVAHFIDAFASVLNTVLWIYTWLFIIRALLSWVNPDPWNPIVQLLARATDPVLRPIQQLIPTWRLGIDISPVIAILACQFIQRWLVPSLQELAWNLR; encoded by the coding sequence ATGCCGTTTGTCGCCCACTTCATCGATGCATTTGCGTCCGTCCTGAATACCGTATTGTGGATCTACACCTGGCTCTTTATCATCCGGGCGCTGCTCTCCTGGGTCAATCCCGATCCGTGGAACCCGATCGTCCAGCTCCTCGCTCGCGCCACCGACCCGGTGCTGCGACCGATTCAGCAATTGATCCCGACATGGCGATTGGGGATCGATATCTCTCCCGTCATCGCGATCCTGGCGTGCCAGTTTATCCAGCGGTGGCTTGTGCCTTCCCTCCAAGAGCTGGCCTGGAACCTCCGCTGA
- a CDS encoding DUF167 domain-containing protein, with translation MVAVRQEGETASFRVHLQPKASRDAIVGEVDGVLRLRVTAPPVEGRANEACLRLLAKVLDLPVSRLRIVVGTHARVKTIRIVGTSADLLRTALCNLLEPPKL, from the coding sequence ATGGTTGCCGTTCGGCAGGAGGGCGAGACCGCCTCCTTTCGTGTTCACCTGCAGCCGAAGGCATCCCGCGACGCGATCGTCGGCGAAGTCGATGGTGTCCTACGGCTCCGGGTAACCGCACCGCCGGTGGAAGGACGGGCCAACGAGGCCTGCCTCCGTCTGCTCGCCAAGGTCCTCGATTTGCCGGTATCCCGACTTCGAATCGTCGTCGGAACCCACGCTCGCGTGAAAACTATCCGGATCGTCGGAACCTCAGCCGATCTCCTCCGTACGGCACTCTGCAACCTGCTGGAGCCCCCAAAGCTGTAA
- the proC gene encoding pyrroline-5-carboxylate reductase: MLQGRTIGFVGAGNMAEAMIRGLLEAKLVTADQIIASDIVEAKRQQIQLRYGIQTVTEGRDVGLKASILALAVKPQDMEAALQGIAASVDQTKTIISIAAGITIAFIAERLPAKARIVRVMPNAPALVLAGAAGIAKGEHATAEDLQIAEAIFSAVGRVVVVEEKHLDAVTGLSGSGPAYVFLFVEALADAGVKVGLARDIAGLLAAQTVLGAAKMVLESGRHPAELKDMVASPGGTTIAGLYALERGGLRGTLIEAVEAATIRSRELGRR; this comes from the coding sequence ATGCTACAAGGTCGGACCATCGGGTTTGTCGGGGCCGGCAATATGGCCGAGGCGATGATTCGCGGTCTGCTCGAAGCCAAGCTGGTGACCGCCGATCAGATCATCGCCTCGGACATCGTCGAGGCGAAGCGACAGCAGATCCAATTGCGCTACGGCATCCAGACTGTAACCGAGGGCCGCGATGTCGGGCTGAAGGCGTCGATCCTGGCTCTGGCTGTCAAACCCCAGGATATGGAGGCGGCATTACAAGGGATCGCCGCTTCTGTGGATCAGACCAAGACGATCATCTCGATTGCCGCCGGTATCACGATCGCCTTTATCGCCGAGCGCCTGCCCGCCAAGGCGCGGATCGTTCGCGTCATGCCTAACGCCCCGGCCCTGGTTCTGGCCGGCGCCGCCGGCATTGCGAAGGGTGAGCATGCGACGGCTGAAGATCTACAGATTGCGGAAGCGATCTTTTCCGCAGTTGGGAGGGTAGTTGTTGTTGAGGAGAAACACCTGGACGCCGTAACGGGGCTGAGCGGTAGCGGTCCCGCCTACGTATTCCTGTTTGTTGAAGCGCTGGCCGACGCCGGTGTCAAGGTAGGGCTTGCGCGGGATATCGCCGGACTGCTGGCCGCTCAAACCGTCCTGGGCGCCGCAAAGATGGTGCTTGAAAGCGGGCGCCATCCGGCAGAGCTGAAGGATATGGTCGCCTCTCCCGGCGGTACGACCATTGCCGGGCTGTATGCCCTGGAGCGCGGCGGATTGCGTGGGACCCTCATAGAGGCGGTAGAGGCGGCCACGATTCGATCTCGAGAGTTAGGCAGGAGATAA
- a CDS encoding antibiotic biosynthesis monooxygenase, producing the protein MIVVANRVPVTKGYESEFEKRFDKRLSVVERMPGFIRNEILRPIVGDYYILMTHWESRETFEAWTQSEEFKQVHANLAPKEMCPGPNGFEIHEVILVSEKKP; encoded by the coding sequence ATGATTGTCGTGGCAAATAGAGTGCCTGTCACAAAAGGGTATGAAAGCGAGTTTGAGAAGCGATTCGACAAGCGCTTGAGCGTTGTGGAGCGCATGCCGGGATTTATCCGAAACGAGATCCTTCGGCCTATCGTAGGCGATTACTATATCCTCATGACTCATTGGGAAAGCCGGGAGACGTTCGAAGCCTGGACCCAGAGCGAAGAGTTCAAGCAGGTCCACGCCAACTTGGCGCCCAAGGAGATGTGTCCCGGTCCCAACGGCTTCGAGATACACGAGGTCATCCTGGTATCGGAGAAGAAACCGTAG